Below is a window of Brachyspira hampsonii DNA.
TAAAGGGCATGAATTTGATGAAATAGGAAACATTTTCAAAAAAAATAAAGATTTATTATTATTAGGAGATATAGATAAAGCATTAAAGATGAAAGAATGCTTAAGTTTTTTAAATGCTAATATCTTAATTCCTACAAAAGAGGCTATGGATTCTCTAGATATAGATATTTTAGGAAAAACTATTCTAATATTTGGAGATTATCCTAATATAGAACGATTTCTTATTTCTAAAAATTTAATAAAAGATGTTAATTATTTTGTGATATATAATTTTTATTCTCCATATTTCTATAATTATGAAAGTAATTTTATAATGAAATATTTATCAATATTTGCAGTGTATGCATATGATAAAGTATATATTTCAAGTAATAATATTATTACAACAACAGTTTGTAATTTAAATTGTACATCATGCTTAAATTTTAATCCTTATATAAATAGAAAACAACATAGTGATCTAGAAAGATTGAAAAATGATATAGATATATATTTTAAAAATGTAGATATGATTGGTTTTATGCATATTACAGGTGGTGAACCTTCTTTATATCCGGATATAATAAAATTATTAAAGTATATTAATAATAATTATAGTAATAAAATTATAGATTTAGTAATGCCTACAAATGGTGTTAGAGAAATACCAGATGAATTATTGGAAATTGTTAAAGAATCTAATATAACAATTCAAGTAGATAATTATTTGAATGCTGTACCAGAATTTGAAAATATATATAAAAAAAACTTAGAAAAATTAGAAAAATATAATGTAAAATCAGAGATTATACCAGCTGGTGAATTTTGGAATTGGGCACAGGCATATCCGCCTAGGTATGATTATTCTAAATTATCTGATGAAGAAAATAGTAAAAGATATGATTATTGCGGTTCTATATTTTCTGAAATAAGAAATGGAACTATATCAGGATGCTGCTATCATAGTTTTGCAGAAACAGCAGGTATAGTGAATTATGATGAAGATTCTCTTTTTGATTTAAAAGGAAATGTAAATAAAAAAGAATTAATAGAATTTAGATTGAAATATAACAAAAAAGGTTATACAGAATTTTGTAAAATATGTAATGGTCTCAATCCTTTAAATAGAAAAGTAGTTAAACCAGCTGAACAGACTAAAGGTATTTTATCTTGGGATGGTAATTTTACAGAAAAAGATTATATACCTGTTGATATATTAAAAATACTTGATTTTAGTGTGAAAATTACTGTTATAACTCCAACTTATAATAGAGCTGATTTTTTACCTAAAACAATAGAAAGTATATTAAATCAAACTTATACTAATTTTGAATATTATATATTAGATGATGGTTCTACTGACAATACTAAAGAAGTGGTAAAACCTTACCTAAAAGATAATAGGGTAAAATATTTATACCATGAAAATTCTGGAGAACCAGAAACAGTAAATTGGGGTTGGTCATTAGCTAAAGGAGAATATTTTACACAAATAAATTCTGATGATATAGTAGATAAAACTTTATTTGAAGAAATGATTAAGGTATTAGATAATGATGATAATGCTGTTGTTGCTTATTGTGATTATAAAATAATAGATGAAAAAAATAATGTAATAGAATCTGTAAAAAGTCCGGATTGGAATTTTTTAGAAGCTTTATCCGATTTTTCATGCTATGCTGCTATGGTCGGAACTTTTATAAAAAGAAGCAAATTTGTAAATTGGACTAATATAAGAACAGATAAATATTTATATATTAATGATATAGAAATGTATTGGAATATGGCTTTATATGGAGATTTTATACATGTTCCAAAAACATTAGTAAGCTGGAGAAAACACAAGGGACAACTTTCAGTAAATAGACCAGACTCTATTTATGAAATAGCAGATTGGTTTAAAGAATATTTTTATAAATCTAATATACCTAATGAAGTTTTTAATCTTAAAGACATAGTTGCAAATAGAGTAGTAATCTATGCAGAATCTTTATTAACACTTTATAATTTTCCAAAAACTATAAAAGATAAAATTAAAAGATATTTAAAAAAGGAGTTAGGATTAATTAAATTTACATGTTTACAAATAGGTGATAATGATTTAGTAGGTAATAAATTCAATGGACATAATTTAGGAATATATCTGCGTGAAAACAAAATAGCATCAAATCATATAGTTAATTATAAAGAATCTGACGATGAATATACTTATGCATATAATTATGCTTCTAATAATATTACAGAAAGCTTAATTAAAAATTCATTATTTTTAGATTCTGATATATTACATTTTCATTTAATACATAATGCAAAATTTGATATAAAATATTTACCGATTATAACTAGATTAAAACCAGCAGTCATTACTTTGCATGATGCCTATTATTTAGGAGGTCATTGCGTACATCATTTTGATTGTAAAAAATGGCATGAACATTGTTATGATTGTGAATATTTGGATAAGCCTTTTATTATAAAAAAAGATGATACAGCATTTCAATTTGAGATTAAGAAAAAATTTATACAAGATTCAAATTTATCAGTTATTGTGGCATCAAAATGGATGGAGGATAAAGTAAAAGAATCTCCTATTTGGAAAGGAAAGAAAATATATAGAATACCTTTTGGTATAGATCAAAACATATTTAGACCTAGAGATATTATAGAAGCCAAGAAAGAACTCTCAATAGATGAAAATTCTATTGTTTTAATGTTTAGATCTGAAGATAATGTATTTAAATGTTTGCATATTATAAAAGATGCATTAAATAAAATAAAATCTAAAAATAAAATAACTTTAATAACAGTTGTAAAAAAAGGTTTATTGAAAGAATTTAAAAATGATTTTAATATATTAGAATATGGTTGGATAAAAGATGACTTAATGCTTTCTAAATTATACCAAGCTTGCGATATATTTTTAATGCCGTCAAAACAGGAAGCTTTTGGAATGATGGCTATAGAAGCTATGAGCTGCGGAAAAATGGTTCTAGCTTTAGAAGGAACTGCTTTAACTGATGTTATTAATGCTCCTGAGTGCGGTATAGTATGTAAAAAAAATGAATATGCTGATAAATTACAGTATTTAATAAACAATTTAGATGAGGTAAAAAGAAGAGGTGAGCTTTCTTTAAAATTTGCTGAAGAAAATTACAATAAAAATCTATATGTAAATAGAATTATAGATGTATATAATAATGTTATTAAGGAACATAAAGTTGATATTGAATACCAACCAATTTTAGAACAATTAAATAAATATTATAATACTATAAATGTTAATGATGAATCTGATGATGACAAAAAGGTTAAGAAAGATTTTACATTTGGAATATATATTAGCAATGATGAGAAATATTTTATTATTGGCATTTTAGGTATAAAAATTACTATTAAAAAGAATAAGGTAGAAAAATGAAAAAAATTCTAATATTAGGAGGAACAGGAATGCTTGGCAATACAGTTGTTAAGCATTTTATTAACAACAAAAATTATGATGTTCATTTTACATATAGAAATGAAAAAGTAGCTTTTGATAATTTTGATAAAAATAAAGCAATTAAATTTGATTCTCTTACTGATGATATAAATAATTTAAATACGGATTTTGATTATGTTATAAATTGTATTGGTATTATAAAACCTTTTATGTTCAATAATATGAGAGATTCTATTTTTATAAATTCAATTTTTCCTTGGAATGCAGCCAATTGGTGTAAAACTAATAATATTAAATTTATTCATATAACTACAGACTGTGTATTTGACGGACTCAAAGGTAAATACAATGAACTTGATGAACATAATGCATTAGATGAATATGGAAAATCAAAATCTTTAGGTGAACCTAGAGGAAAATGTATGATATTGCGTACAAGTATAATAGGTGAAGAGATACATAAAAATGCTAGTTTAATTTCTTGGGCTAAATCACAAAGAGGTAAATCTGTAAACGGATTTTTGAATCATTTTTGGAATGGTATTACAACAAAGCAATATGCAATAATTTGTGAAAATATAATAGAAAATAATCTTTATCAAGAAGATTTATTTCATATACATTCTAAAGATATAGTAAGCAAATATCAAATGTTAGAGTATTTTAATGAAAAATATGATTTGAATTTAAAAATAAAACCGTATATAACTAATCCTATATGTGATAGAAGTTTATCATCTATTAAGGAATTATGTAGTAAATTAGATATACCAACAGTAAAAGAACAAATAAATAATTTGGAGTAATTATAATGTTTAAGGATAAAATTTTATTAATAACTGGAGGTACTGGATCTTTTGGTAATAAAATGCTTAGATATTTTATAAACAATACCAACATAAAAGAAGTAAGAGTATTTTCCAGAGATGAAGAAAAACAAGATAGAATGCGTACAGAATTAAAAGATGATAGAATAAAATATTATATAGGTGATGTAAAAGATTATAAAAGTATCAATGAAGCTTTAAGAAATGTTGATTTTGTATTTCATGCTGCTGCTTTAAAACAAGTACCTTCTTGTGAGTTTTATCCTATGCAGGCTGTACAAACTAATATAATAGGTTCAGGTAATGTAATAGATGCTTGTATTGAAAATAAAGTAAAAAAACTTGTTATGTTATCAACAGATAAAGCAGTTTATCCCATCAATGCAATGGGTATGACCAAAGCAATTATGGAAAAATTAATGATTTCAAAATCTAGAACTTTGCAAAATAATGATGATATAACATTATGTGCTACTAGATATGGTAATGTTATGGCTTCTAGAGGGTCTGTTATTCCATTATTTATAAAACAATGTAAAGAAAATAAGCCAATAACAGTTACAGATCCTAATATGACAAGGTTTTTAATGTCATTGGATGAATCGGTAGACTTAGTATTATTTGCCTTCAACAATGCCGTAAATGGAGATATTTTTGTCCAAAAAGCACCGGCTTGCACTATTATGGATTTGGCATTAGCTATTAAGGAAATATTTAATCCCAATGTAGAAATAAAAATAATAGGTACTAGACATGGTGAAAAGACTTATGAGACATTAATAAATAAAGAAGATATGATTAAAGCTGTTGATATGGGAAATTTTTATAAAATACCTGCAGATAATAGAGATTTAAATTATGATAAATATTTTATAGATGGTAATACAGAAATAGCATCAAAAGATGAATATAATTCAGATAATACAACTCGTTTAAATAAAGAACAAGTAAAAGAAAAGCTTTTATCTTTGGATTATGTCAAAAATGAACTTTAATATTTTTTGATTTAAATTTATATATATGTTATAATATATGTTATAATTAACGAGGTATAAATGCTAACAACACAACACAACACAACACAACACAACACAACACAAAATATAATATATTTCTTTATAAAAATACTTATAGCCAAAGCATAAATTCATGCTTTGGCTTTTTATATTTTAAATTAATTTAAGGAGATAGAAAAATTATACTAAATTAAATAACAAGATTTAATAATGAAATTAGATGATAGATTTTTATTCTGAAAATATACAATTTTTTTGGTGAAACAATAAAGTATTTTACATTAATTTATATTTAATTGAATACTGTAATTATAAATGTTCATAAGTTATGAAAATCAGTTTAATAATATGAAATCATAAATTGGAGGAAAATTAACTATGTATCAAACACAAAAATTTGAATATTTTGAAAGTGAAATAGTAGAAAAAATTAATAAAGAACTTTCTTATGAAACAACTGGAAAATTACCTGCTAATTTAATGACTAATGCAGAAAGGAAATTT
It encodes the following:
- a CDS encoding glycosyltransferase — translated: MKWQNKGHEFDEIGNIFKKNKDLLLLGDIDKALKMKECLSFLNANILIPTKEAMDSLDIDILGKTILIFGDYPNIERFLISKNLIKDVNYFVIYNFYSPYFYNYESNFIMKYLSIFAVYAYDKVYISSNNIITTTVCNLNCTSCLNFNPYINRKQHSDLERLKNDIDIYFKNVDMIGFMHITGGEPSLYPDIIKLLKYINNNYSNKIIDLVMPTNGVREIPDELLEIVKESNITIQVDNYLNAVPEFENIYKKNLEKLEKYNVKSEIIPAGEFWNWAQAYPPRYDYSKLSDEENSKRYDYCGSIFSEIRNGTISGCCYHSFAETAGIVNYDEDSLFDLKGNVNKKELIEFRLKYNKKGYTEFCKICNGLNPLNRKVVKPAEQTKGILSWDGNFTEKDYIPVDILKILDFSVKITVITPTYNRADFLPKTIESILNQTYTNFEYYILDDGSTDNTKEVVKPYLKDNRVKYLYHENSGEPETVNWGWSLAKGEYFTQINSDDIVDKTLFEEMIKVLDNDDNAVVAYCDYKIIDEKNNVIESVKSPDWNFLEALSDFSCYAAMVGTFIKRSKFVNWTNIRTDKYLYINDIEMYWNMALYGDFIHVPKTLVSWRKHKGQLSVNRPDSIYEIADWFKEYFYKSNIPNEVFNLKDIVANRVVIYAESLLTLYNFPKTIKDKIKRYLKKELGLIKFTCLQIGDNDLVGNKFNGHNLGIYLRENKIASNHIVNYKESDDEYTYAYNYASNNITESLIKNSLFLDSDILHFHLIHNAKFDIKYLPIITRLKPAVITLHDAYYLGGHCVHHFDCKKWHEHCYDCEYLDKPFIIKKDDTAFQFEIKKKFIQDSNLSVIVASKWMEDKVKESPIWKGKKIYRIPFGIDQNIFRPRDIIEAKKELSIDENSIVLMFRSEDNVFKCLHIIKDALNKIKSKNKITLITVVKKGLLKEFKNDFNILEYGWIKDDLMLSKLYQACDIFLMPSKQEAFGMMAIEAMSCGKMVLALEGTALTDVINAPECGIVCKKNEYADKLQYLINNLDEVKRRGELSLKFAEENYNKNLYVNRIIDVYNNVIKEHKVDIEYQPILEQLNKYYNTINVNDESDDDKKVKKDFTFGIYISNDEKYFIIGILGIKITIKKNKVEK
- a CDS encoding polysaccharide biosynthesis protein, giving the protein MFKDKILLITGGTGSFGNKMLRYFINNTNIKEVRVFSRDEEKQDRMRTELKDDRIKYYIGDVKDYKSINEALRNVDFVFHAAALKQVPSCEFYPMQAVQTNIIGSGNVIDACIENKVKKLVMLSTDKAVYPINAMGMTKAIMEKLMISKSRTLQNNDDITLCATRYGNVMASRGSVIPLFIKQCKENKPITVTDPNMTRFLMSLDESVDLVLFAFNNAVNGDIFVQKAPACTIMDLALAIKEIFNPNVEIKIIGTRHGEKTYETLINKEDMIKAVDMGNFYKIPADNRDLNYDKYFIDGNTEIASKDEYNSDNTTRLNKEQVKEKLLSLDYVKNEL
- a CDS encoding sugar nucleotide-binding protein; this translates as MKKILILGGTGMLGNTVVKHFINNKNYDVHFTYRNEKVAFDNFDKNKAIKFDSLTDDINNLNTDFDYVINCIGIIKPFMFNNMRDSIFINSIFPWNAANWCKTNNIKFIHITTDCVFDGLKGKYNELDEHNALDEYGKSKSLGEPRGKCMILRTSIIGEEIHKNASLISWAKSQRGKSVNGFLNHFWNGITTKQYAIICENIIENNLYQEDLFHIHSKDIVSKYQMLEYFNEKYDLNLKIKPYITNPICDRSLSSIKELCSKLDIPTVKEQINNLE